The following proteins are co-located in the Anomalospiza imberbis isolate Cuckoo-Finch-1a 21T00152 chromosome 1, ASM3175350v1, whole genome shotgun sequence genome:
- the MPPE1 gene encoding metallophosphoesterase 1, with protein MLSSSSTAVKNLPLKRRLCFLLKLVCFVSSVLIFCEFLIYYVVILQCQWPNVKGGAHMTEQETSASVLKAIILADTHLLGEIKGHWLDKLRREWQMERSFQTALWLLQPDIVFILGDVFDEGKWSSPEAWADDVRRFRKMFKHSAFTELVVIAGNHDIGFHYEMTTYKVNRFEKVFNFTSGKLITRKGINFVLVNSVAMEGDGCAVCRTSEAKLVALSHKLNCSQQKPNHSNKRCSDVEKLPASEPILLQHYPLYRKSDAECTGEDSAPPEEKNIPFKEKYDVLSQEASQKLLWWFQPRLILSGHTHSACEVLHAGKIPEISVPSFSWRNRNNPSFIMGSITPTDFSLQKCFLPFESRVFTIYCAAGALLVILVLAHVQLLTPPFYFAQRLISKHKAV; from the exons ATGCTGAGTTCTAGCTCGACTGCTGTGAAGAATCtccctctgaagaggaggctCTGTTTTCTGCTGAAACTTGTGTGCTTTGTCAGCTCAGTGTTAATATTTTGCGAATTTTTAATTTACTATGTGGTAATACTTCAATGCCAATGGCCAAATGTGAAAGGTGGAGCTCACATGACTGAACAAGAGACTTCAGCTTCAGTCCTAAAGGCCATAATTTTAGCTGATACACACCTACTTGGTGAAATCAAAGGACATTGGCTGGATAAGCTAAGAAG GGAATGGCAAATGGAGAGATCTTTCCAAACTGCCTTATGGTTACTGCAGCCAGATATTGTTTTTATTCTGGGAGATGTTTTTGATGAAGGAAAATGGAGCTCACCTGAG GCCTGGGCAGATGATGTCAGGAGATTCCGGAAAATGTTCAAGCATTCAGCTTTTACGGAGCTGGTGGTCATCGCTGGGAATCACGACATCGGATTTCATTACGA AATGACTACTTACAAAGTAAATCGATTTGAAAAGGTTTTCAACTTTACTTCAGGAAAGCTGATAACTCGGAAAGGAATAAA CTTTGTCCTAGTGAACAGTGTAGCCATGGAGGGTGATGGCTGTGCTGTCTGCCGTACTTCAGAGGCAAAACTTGTGGCACTTTCTCACAAATTGAATTGCTCCCAGCAG AAACCAAATCATTCCAACAAAAGATGCAGTGATGTGGAAAAGCTTCCAGCTTCAGAACCCATCCTTTTACAG CATTACCCTCTCTATCGGAAAAGCGATGCTGAATGCACTGGAGAAGATTCTGCTCCTCCAGAGGAGAAAAACATCCCCTTTAAAGAAAAGTATGATGTACTGTCTCAAGAGGCATCACAAAAG CTGCTATGGTGGTTTCAGCCCCGTTTGATTCTCAGTGGGCACACTCATAGTGCTTGTGAAGTGCTGCACGCAGGGAAAATTCCAGAAATCAGTGTCCCATCATTCAGTTGGAGGAATAGAAACAATCCTAGTTTCATCATG ggCAGCATAACACCAACTGACTTCTCCCTCCAAAAATGCTTCCTTCCGTTTGAGAGCAGAGTCTTCACTATCTACTGTGCAGCAGGTGCTCTGCTTGTGATCCTGGTACTAGCTCATGTTCAGCTTCTCACTCCACCGTTTTATTTTGCTCAGCGTTTAATCAGTAAGCATAAAGCAGTATGA
- the LOC137475398 gene encoding centrosomal protein of 290 kDa-like isoform X2: MPGRTREARLGRVCLRRRAQAESAARGSVLAQGIGCTQYPLTDENEQLVKKVKKLHIKNKELERNLGQIQEQLYLQQLMHACGTSRELLQMYNELQKRYIKETKTNKEQSEAIKNLTIKINELEHSLQQQRQRIEQLECKKVSWKTGAVSGKRSQTPEGGVTSHRDISAEKEACCSRYLELLLKKIKKLKKENEKLSAEKRALKNELAGLDKDFFEEVEDLKHAVQESVKLNNEYEKCLKQISVIYGLPFTAHL, encoded by the exons ATGCCCGGGAGGACGCGGGAGGCTCGGCTGGGCCGGGTTTGCCTTCGGCGCCGAGCTCAGGCTGAGAGCGCAGCTCGGGGCTCggtgctggcccagggcatCGGGTGTACTCAGTACCCT CTCACTGATGAAAATGAGCAGTTAGTCAAGAAGGTGAAAAAACTACACATAAAAAATAAGGAGCTAGAAAGGAATCTGGGTCAGATCCAAGAACAGCTGTATCTGCAGCAGTTAATGCATGCCTGTGGCACAAGCAGAGA ACTACTTCAGATGTATAATGAGCTACAGAAACGTTATattaaagaaaccaaaacaaacaaggagCAAAGCGAAGCAATTAAAAATCTCACT ATTAAAATTAATGAGCTAGAGCATAGTCTTCAACAGCAGAGGCAAAGAATTGAGCAACTGGAATGTAAGAAGGTTTCTTGGAAAACTGGTGCTGTTTCTGGAAAACGAAGTCAAACCCCAGAGGGAGGAGTAACTTCTCACAGGGACATTTCTGCAGAGAAGGAAGCCTGTTGCAGTAGATATTTAG AGCTATTGTTGAAGAAGATtaaaaagctgaagaaagaaaatgaaaagttgTCTGCAGAAAAGAGAGCACTAAAAAATGAATTAGCTGGATTAGACAAG GATTTTTTTGAAGAGGTAGAAGATCTAAAACATGCTGTACAGGAATCTGTGAAACTGAACAATGAGTATGAAAAATGCTTGAAACAAATAAGTGTAATATATGGACTTCCTTTTACAGCACATTTGTAA
- the LOC137475398 gene encoding centrosomal protein of 290 kDa-like isoform X1, translated as MPGRTREARLGRVCLRRRAQAESAARGSVLAQGIGCTQYPLTDENEQLVKKVKKLHIKNKELERNLGQIQEQLYLQQLMHACGTSRDVQVQTETHLWHKGGNSKDLVVESDSARLLQMYNELQKRYIKETKTNKEQSEAIKNLTIKINELEHSLQQQRQRIEQLECKKVSWKTGAVSGKRSQTPEGGVTSHRDISAEKEACCSRYLELLLKKIKKLKKENEKLSAEKRALKNELAGLDKDFFEEVEDLKHAVQESVKLNNEYEKCLKQISVIYGLPFTAHL; from the exons ATGCCCGGGAGGACGCGGGAGGCTCGGCTGGGCCGGGTTTGCCTTCGGCGCCGAGCTCAGGCTGAGAGCGCAGCTCGGGGCTCggtgctggcccagggcatCGGGTGTACTCAGTACCCT CTCACTGATGAAAATGAGCAGTTAGTCAAGAAGGTGAAAAAACTACACATAAAAAATAAGGAGCTAGAAAGGAATCTGGGTCAGATCCAAGAACAGCTGTATCTGCAGCAGTTAATGCATGCCTGTGGCACAAGCAGAGA TGTTCAGGTTCAAACAGAAACCCATTTATGGCATAAGGGTGGCAACAGCAAGGATCTGGTTGTAGAGAGTGACAGTGCCAG ACTACTTCAGATGTATAATGAGCTACAGAAACGTTATattaaagaaaccaaaacaaacaaggagCAAAGCGAAGCAATTAAAAATCTCACT ATTAAAATTAATGAGCTAGAGCATAGTCTTCAACAGCAGAGGCAAAGAATTGAGCAACTGGAATGTAAGAAGGTTTCTTGGAAAACTGGTGCTGTTTCTGGAAAACGAAGTCAAACCCCAGAGGGAGGAGTAACTTCTCACAGGGACATTTCTGCAGAGAAGGAAGCCTGTTGCAGTAGATATTTAG AGCTATTGTTGAAGAAGATtaaaaagctgaagaaagaaaatgaaaagttgTCTGCAGAAAAGAGAGCACTAAAAAATGAATTAGCTGGATTAGACAAG GATTTTTTTGAAGAGGTAGAAGATCTAAAACATGCTGTACAGGAATCTGTGAAACTGAACAATGAGTATGAAAAATGCTTGAAACAAATAAGTGTAATATATGGACTTCCTTTTACAGCACATTTGTAA